Sequence from the Armatimonadota bacterium genome:
TCCGTCTCGGCCAGGATGTTCTCCAGGTCCCACATCAACTTCCGCAGCCCGTCGCTGTCCTCTATCGTCCGCCGCTTGCCGTCGCCGTCCAGGGTCACGGTGTTCACGACGCTCGCCGGAAGCTCGATCTTGGTCAGGTGGTTCTCGATATCCCAGGTATATGTAACCCGATCCGCGTTCGGTCGAATCTCCCCGGTTGTATTGCCGTTGCTATCGTAAGTGAATGTCGTAACGCCCGACGCATCTTCGGAGGTAGTCAGTTCATTCGCGGCGTCGTAGGCATACGTAGTGGTTGCGCCGGAGGAGACTTGGGTCAGCCGATTGCCGACGCCGTCATAGCTGAACGTGGTGTCGTAGGCGTTGTCGCCGCTTCGCTGCTCGCGGGTGAGCTGGTAAGTCTCGTCGTAAGACCAGGTGACCAGATCGCCATTGGCCTCCTGAACGCCGGTGCGATTGCCGATGCTGTCGTAGGAATACGTGAAAACGGAGATGACGGAGCGGTCGGACTTCAGATTGCGCACGGCGGTCAGGCGGCCGCCGGTGTCGTAATCGTGCTCGGCCACGGAGGCGTTGCCGTGGGTCATGGTGGTCACCCGCCCGATTGCATCATACACCCAAGTCGTGCGTTCGGCGAACGGATTCACCAGCCATGATATCAGATTCCGGCTGTCAAAGGAATAGCTTGTCAACCCCGCATCCGGGTCGGTCATCGTCTGGCGATTGCCGATCTCGTCGAAGGTATAGGTGATGGTCTTGGCGCCGGGATAGGTCACCACCTCCAGCGCGTTGGCGGGGTTATAGGAGAAGGTGGTAACCCCGGTGCCGTTGGGCCCCGCGGTGGGCGGTAGCGCCGCCGGCCGGGGCGCCGGCAATCGCTAGTGGCTAGCTAGGTCGCGCCGCGGCCCGCCACCCCGGCCCCGCGGGCTTAGGGGCGCGCGGCCCGCCGAGCGACGCTCGCCGCGGCGAGCCTAAGTTCGCTGCGGCGGCGGCAGAGGGCCAGGCCCCCGAGCATGGCAAGACCGGCGGCCAGCAGCATCAGGTCACTTGGTTCCGGGACGACCGGTGGGGTGCCGCCCCCCTCCACGCCCAGCAGGCCCACCAGCGGCAACAGCGCCAGCCCACCGGAGGCTGCCATCACCGCGGTCGGCACCGCGATGGTGGGAGCTGCCGGCAGGTCCGCCACGCCCGGGCGCTCATCGGGAGTGGTGAACGGGGAGGCGGTGGGGATCTCGATCACCGGAGCAACTGGCAGCGCCACCACCAGCACGAACTCCTGCGGGGAGTGCATCCGGGTCTGCGGCGGACGGGCCGCGACCTGCGCCTGGCCGGGAAGCTCGGTGACCAGCGGATTGCCGCACGCGTACTTGAGCAGCGGCGTGCCGTCGGCAAGCCCGAAGACCTTCGCGCCCTTGTGGAAGTAGTCGCGGGCGCGATAGATGCGCCCGATGCTGTTCACGCCGTAGACCGGCCGCCATCCCGATTCGGAGAAGGTGATGACGCGCAGGTGCTTGCGCAGGTAGGACGCCAGCCCGGCCTGGGAAACGTGGAAGTGCTTGGCGAGCCGCTGCCGGATTACGGAATCCCCCTCGACCTGCTTCACCAGATCCTCGACCGTGTATGCCCGCCAGGTGAGGAATGAATCCGGCCCCGTGCGGTGTCGGCCGGCGGCACCCGCCGGGACTGATAGCAGGATCAGAGTCACGGCCAACAGCCAGCCTCGCACGAGCATCTTCACTTCGTCGCCTCCGGGGCTACGATGCCCACCGTCACCCAAGCCGGCGGGCCGAACCGCCCCGCGCCGTCGCCGACGCGCATGGTCAGAATCACCTCGCCCGGCTCCTGCCCCGGGCCTTGATCCTCCAGGGGCGTGAGCAGGACGCTCGTTTGCACCGGGAGCAGCGGTGAAGTGTAGGTGACCCGCCCCTCCCGGCTGAGGCTGTAGAAGAACTCCTTGGCCGCAGGGCCCGCCGTGACATGAAACAGCGTAGGCCCGGCGACCTTCGCGGTAGAGGTGGTGAGAAGCTGCTTGTCCACCTTCGGGTCCAGGGCGCGGATGGCGCAAGCCAACTTCTCCTCGTCGCTGACCGGCGGACCGGCGGCCGCCTGCCCGCTCTGCAGCAGGGGATCGCTCGGGGGCACCACCAGGAAGGCAATGGCGGTGCTTCCCTCGCCCGCGTTGGGCGGCTTGATGCCGGCCCATACCTCCACCGAGTGGTAGCCCGGGGTCAGCTTCGCGGTTTCCACCTCCGCGCGCCAGGGCGCCTCCGAGGTCGCCGCCAGGGGTTCGTTGTCCAGCCGGACGGTCACCTGACCCAGCTCAGCGCCGCCGGTGGCGATCATGGGGCTGACGGTCAGCTTGTCTCCCTGGACTACGGGCATGTCCTGCTGCCAGTAGGTCGGGGGGGCGCCGGGGAGCTGGAAGGTGCGCAGATCCCCCTGCGGGGTGCGCACTTCGAGCAGAACCTTGATGCCCGGCACATAGCTGCTCTGCTCCGCCCGTGCCGGGTGCGACGTGACGCACACGACGGCGGCCGCGGTCACCGCGAGAACGGCCCATCTGGTCATCGGCGTGCCTACCTCTCCGGGCATTTGAGTCGCAAGATTCGTGCCACAGGCGCTGTTCGCGGCGCTAAATCAGAGGGTATTTCAAGGCTGCCCCCGGCAGCGGGGTGCCGAGGCCCGGCTCGCCCGGCGACCGGAGTCACGAAGACCCCGCCCGGGATGACCCGAAACGCCGGATTGCGCCTCCGTGCGGGGGCGCAGTCTGCACCAGGCCCCCTCGAGCACTTTGTACTTCGTACTTCTGCTTGCGGCGAAGCATTTCCTGCCGGTGCACTACGCCAGGGGGCAGCGCGGAGCACGCGAATTCGGGGCGGCTGCAGGTCGCAGCGCCGAGGGCGTGGTAGTATGCTGTGCGCAGGGAACCAAGTTTCGCGTTCCCCGCGCGGCTCCGCTCGCCGCGCGGCCGAGTCGCATGCGCGCGGGGCGAGCCGATGCGCACCTGGAGGGGGTTACATTCCAGAAGTCGCTGCCGCCGCAAGGAGAGTGGCAAGTGATCAAGATCGCGTTCGTGGGAGCGGGCAGCCTGGGCTTCACCCGCACCTTGGCAATCGACATGCTGTCGTGGGAGGACATGCAGGACGCCACGCTGTCGCTGATCGACACGGACGAACAGCGCCTGGACTACGCCAAACGCGCGGTCGCCCGGATCGTCGAGGTCGGCGGCTACCCGGCGAAGGTCGAGGCAACGCTGGATCGCGCCGAAGGAATCAAAGACGCGGATATCGTCATCACCACCATCCTGGCGCACGGGGTTGACGGTTTCAGGCCCGAGATCGAGATTCCCATGAAGTACGGGGCGGACTTCAACGTCGGCGACAGCATGGGCACGCCGGCGGTGTTTCGCGCGCTGCGCACCATCCCCATGATGCTCGACATCTGCCGCGACCTCGAGCGCCACGCGCCCAACGCCTACCTGCTCAACTACACCAACCCCATGTCCATGCTGTGCCGGGCCATGCAGCAGGCGACGTCGGTGCGGCTGGTGGGACTGTGCCACAGCGTGCAGGGGCTGGGGGCGATGCTGGGGTCGTGGATCCAAGCGCCGGCGCAGGAGATCACGTGCGTGTGCGCGGGCATCAACCACCAGGCGTGGGCGCTGCGCTTCGAGTGGAACGGCAAGGATGCTTATCCACTGCTGCGGGAGGCGGTCGAGCGGCCCGAGATCTATCGCAAGGACCTCGTGCGCAACGAGATGTTCAAGGCCCTTGGCTACTACGTGACCGAGTCGAGCGGGCATAATTCGGAGTACAACTGGTGGTTCCGCAAGCGGCCGGACCTGATCGAGCAGTATTGCACCCACGGCGAGAACTGGAACCCGGGCGCGCACGGCTTCATCCTCGCCGAGTACGACGACCGCGAGCGGGGGGAGAAATGGCAGCGGCAGATGCGCGACTACGCCGAGGGGCGCGTGCCGATCAAGCTCGGCCGCTCCCACGAGTACGCCTCCAGCATCGTGCGCGGGCTGCTGTTCGACGAGCTGTTCGAGTTCAACGCCACCGTGCCCAACACCGGGCTCATCACTAACCTGCCGCCGGGATCCGCGATCGAAGTGCCGGTGGTCGCGAATAGGGCGGGCTTGATGGGTGTGCACATTGGGGCGCTGCCCCCGCAGTGCGCCGCCCTCAACCAGGTCAACACCGCCGCCATCGAGCTCACGGTCGAATCCGCGCTGACCGGCGATCCGAGGGCGGCCTATCACGCCTGCTGCTACGATCCGGTGGCGGCGGCGGTGCTGTCGCTGGCGGAGATCAAGCAGATGGTGGACGAGTTGTTCCGCACGCAGGCGCCGCTGCTGCCGCAGTTCAAGCACCTGACGTAGCAGGCTGACGTCGGCGCGTGGTCACCGCGGAGCCCGCCCCCGTGCGGAATCAACGTCAGCCGGAGGGAAGTCATGACGCTGCTACACCTGTTAGCGTTCGCTAGTCTGTTCCTGGCTCTAGTCTGCGCCGTTGCCACAGCGACGCCGTGGCAGCAGGATCGCATGATCATCACCTGCTGGCTGTCGCCGCCCAATACCGACCAGGCGCTGGCAGCGATCAAGTCTGAACACTACAACCTGGTATGGGCCAAGGCCGACGAGTTGGACGTCGTGGCCCGCCACGGCCTGCGCGCGATGCTGCAAGACCCCCTGCTAGCCCCCGCATCGCTCGACGACCCAGGCCGTAACACCCAACTCGATGCCCTCGTCGCGCGTGTGAAAGACCATCCCGCGCTGGATGCCTACTACCTCACCGACGAGCCCAGCGCCAAGGACTTTCCGGCCCTGGGGCGGCTGGTCGCCTACTTGCGCGAGCGCGACCCCGCCCATTTCGCCTACATCAACCTCTTTCCCACCTATGCCACCAACGAGCAATTGGGCGTTACCGGCGACACCGCGACCGCCTACCGCGAGCACCTGCGCCAGTTCATGGAGATCGTCGAGCCCGGGTTGATAAGCTACGACCATTATCACTTCTTCAAGCACCACGACACCGATCAGTACTTCTTCAACCTGGGGCTGATTCGCGAGACGGCGTTGCGCGCCGGCGTGCCCTTCATGAACATCATCCAGGCCTGCACCATCATCCCGGACTGGCGCTTGCCGAACGCGGCCGAGCTGCGCTGGCTGGTCTATACCACCTTGGCCTACGGCGGGCGGGGGATAAGCTACTTCCTCTACTGGGGGCCGGCGGCGTATGGCGGGCTGTATCAGGACGGGAAACGCATGCCGCTGGCCCTTGACGCCGCTCGATTGAACGCTGAGATCGAAGCACTCAGCCGCGCGCTCATGGCACTGCATTCGCTGGGCGTGTATCACACCGCGCCGCTTCCGACCGGAGCCGAGGCCGTTCCAGCCGACGCATCCGTCGGGGTCGTGAGCGCGGGCGAGTTCGTCCTCGGGCTCTTTGGCGAGGGGAGCGAGGCCACCGCCCTCATGGTTGTCAACCGCGACTATCGCCGCGCGGCCACGGCCCGGCTTCGCCTGCCCCGCGGCGCGCGCGTGCAGGAGTTCGACCGCGCTCGCCGCGAATGGAGGGGCTATGCCACGCCGGGCGACGGCGCAACAATCGCCGTCTCGCTGGAGGCGGGCGACGGGAGGCTATTCCGCCTGGCGAGGTAGGACCTGGGGTATCCACTGCCCACCTTCGAGAACGGAGCATGTGGCTTGACACGTAAGGAGCTTAACCTGGCAGTTTTTCAGGGCACCGCTGACGCCGTGCTCTGGCAGCCGCGGCTGGAGACCTGGATCCACCACCACCAGGCAGAAGGAACGATGCCGGCGCGCTTCCGCGGCCTCGACCTGTTGGAAATCTACGACGCTCTGGGGTGCTCGGTGCGCTACGCCGCGTCGGCGGGGCTAGAGCGCTACGAGGAGCCCGCGGACGTGGTGCGCGCCGAGGAGCAGCAAGGCGACCTCTTCATCCAAACCGTGACCACGCCCTCCGGCAGCCTGCGCACCGTCTATCGCGACATCTGGAGCGACGGCAAGCTGCACAATCGGCGCATCATCGAATGGCCGGTCAAGGAGCCGCGCGACCTGCGGGTGTTGACCGAGGTGGTGGAGCGCGCGCAGTTTCGGGCGGACCTCGCCGCCTTCGAGGAGACGGCGGCCAGGGTCGGGCGGCGCGCAGAGCCGACGGTCTTCCTCGAGAGCTCCGGCTTCACCGATCTCATCAAGTTTCACGCGGGCCTCGAGGCAACGTTCTACCTCCTACACGACGATCGAGCGACGGTCGAGGCCCACCTGGAGGCGTGCGACCGTCGCGACCGGCGGATGGTTGACGCGGCGCTGACGCTCCCGTGCCGCCTCTTCAATCTGGGTGACCACGCCACCAACGAGTTCACCCCGCCGCCGATCCTGGAGCGCTACCTGCTGCCGCGCTGGCAGTGGATTAGCGATACCCTCGGCGCCGCGGGGCGCTATGTCCACAGCCACTGGGACGGCCATGCGCGCCTGATCCTGCCTTACCTCAAGCCGGCACGGCTGCATGCGGTCGAGGCGCTGACGCCCAAGCCAATGGGCGACATCACGCTGGAGGAGATCAAGGACGCGGTCGGCGATCAGCTCGTCTGCCTCGACCTGCTGCCGGCGATCCACTTCTTGCCCTCGTACCCGGTCTCGGAGGTGCTCGATTTCGCCCGCCGGGTGATAGACATATTCGCGCCGCGGCTGATCCTGGGGGTATCCGACGAGATCTCCCAGGTCGGGCAGATCGAGAAGATCGAAGCGGTGAGCGAGTTGGTCAGTGAGGTTTGTGGGCTGGCGGAGTAGCGCCGCCAGACCGGCGCGACTGCGAGAATGGGGATGAAAGCCTTGGACGACGACGTGCGAGTGGTGCGGCCAAACAGGTACGAAGTATTGCAGCGCGACGCAGGCAGAGCGTCGGTGCCGGTTCAGATGACCGGGCTTGCGGAGCTGTCAGGGAGGGTGCCCGTCTTCGTCCTCAACGCCTGCGGGCGCGTCGTGGCGCGGCGCGAGTTCGAGGTGCGCGGTGGTGCGCTCTCCGGCGCGGTGGAGGTGCCCGAGGGCGGCTGGTACACCCTGGCGATGTCCGCCGGTCGGCGGCGCCGGCGCCTGATGCCGTTCGGCGTGGGCGATGTCTTTGTGGTCGCGGGCCAGTCGAACGCCGCCGGACACGGCGACGGCTTCATCGCCGATCGCAGCGGCATGGTCTCGGTGTGCACAGACGCCGCGGAGTGGGCACTGGCCGATAGTCCAGAGCGCTTGCCCGCGGGTATGGGCGTCGGCAGCCCGTGGCCGGTGCTGGGGGAACTGCTGGCTCGCTGCGAGGGGGTGCCGATCGGCTTCATCAACGTTGCCGTCGGCGGCACGTCAACCGAGCAGTGGCTGCCGACCGGCGACCTCTATCCTCCTCTCAAACGGGCCCTCAGCGGCCGGCGGGTGCGCGCAGTGCTATGGCATCAAGGCGAATCGGATGCGATCGGGAGCTTCTCGACCGAGCGCACGTACCAGAACATGGCGACCATGATCGAGCAGTCGCGCGCTGACGCCGGTTGGCATGTGCCGTGGTACGTCGCCCTCGCCAGCCACATTCCGGACCTTCCGCAGGAGCAGATGCAGCAGGTGCGCGCAGCGCAGCAGGGGCTATTCCGCATGGGCCTGGCCCTGCCCGGGCCCGACACCGACACCTATGTGCCCGAGTCCATGCGCTACGACCGGGTGCACTTGGCGCAGGTCGGGCTGGTGGTGCACGCGATCCTGTGGTTTCGGGCGCTGGTGTTTCCCGGGCACTAGCAGCCAAGTGGCTAGGCCGAAGGCGGCCACGGCGGTCGCGGAGCGACCTAGCCGCTGCGGCTTCTCGTGGGCCTGATTAGGGCGCTCTGGACTCGCGGTGATATGACTGTGGGATGCGTTCGCATGATATAGCATCGTTCAAGTATCCTGTGGGTTCAGCGGGTGCAGAGCAGTGATCGGAGGTGGTGATTGTGGGCACACGACTTGCGGTGCACGGGGGTGAGCCGACAGTATCCGAGGGGAGCGTTCGCCCCTGGCCGCATGTGACCGACGCCGATCGTGAGGCCGTCGCCGAGGTCATGCGCGACGGTGACATGGGGCGCCAGCGCGAGATCCAGTTCGCGGCGCTGGCTCAGGAGTGGGCGCAGTACATGGGGGTAGCCTATGCCATCCCCTGCAACAGCGGCACGGCGGCGCTGCACATGGGCGTTGCCGGCGTGGGCATCGAGCCCGGCGACGAGGTCATCTGTCCGGCGTTCACCTACTGGGCGACGGCGGCGGCCGTGCTCCACCACAACGCGATCCCGGTCTTCGTTGATGTCGAGCCCGGCACGTGGACCATGGATGCCACGCAGATCGAAAGGCGTATCACCGACCGCACGCGCGCCATCATACCGGTCCACATCCACGGAATGCCAGCCGACATGGATGCCATCACGGAAATCGCCGATAGGCATCGCCTCGCGGTGATTGAGGATGTGGCCCAAGCCCACGGCGCGCGCTACAAAGGCCGGCTGTGCGGCGCCCTCGGCGATGCCGCCGGCTTCAGTCTCCAGGCCAGCAAGCTGCTCACCACCGGCAGTCACGGCGGCATCTTCACCACCGACGACGAGCTGATTCACAAGCGCGCCGCCCTGCTGGAATACCTGGGGGAACTGGTCGTTCCCGGCCGTGAGGGCCGCGAGCAGGAGTATAACGCCTATGGCCTGGGATGGATGTACCGCGGCGACACTTTCGGCCAGGCCTTCGCTCGGAGCCAGCTGCGGCGCCTTGACGCCAACAACGCTCGCCGCATTGAGAACTGCGCCCTGCTGACGGACCTGCTGCGCGATGTGCCGGGGGTGGAGACTCCCCAGGTGCCCGAGGACCGCACCTGCGTGTTCTACACCTACGTTCTAAACGTCTCCCCCGAGCCCCTGGGCCTGGAGGTGGAGGCGCCGCTCTTCCGGCGCAAGGTGGAAACCGCGCTGCGCGCGGAAGGCGTGCCTGTCGGCCGCTGGCAGCGCATGGCCGTGCCCGCACAGGAGGTGTTCCAGTCGCGCGTGGGCTACGGAAAGGGCTGCCCCTGGCGCTGCCCCCACGCGAGCGAGATAACATACGACGTCAACGATTACCCGGTCACCAACGCCTTCGTCGCCACTAATCTGTACGTCAACGGCATCTGGCCGCCCAATGGCCCCGATCTCATGCGCGCTTTCGCCGATGCGATCATCAAGGTGATGTCGCGCCCGGATGATGTGCTGGCCGTTGAGGCCGATCCCGAATGAAAGCCGGAGCCTGCGAACTGGACATTACGCTGGCCGTTGGCGGCGAAGTGCCCGGCCAGTGGCTGCGGCGGACCGCAGAGTATGTGCGCGACCCACTGACCGTATCCGCGCTCGCTCTGGAATCCCAGGGGCAGCGCGCGGCCTTCGTATCCTGCGACGTGCTCTCGCTCAAGAACCGCGTCGTCGCCGATCTGCGGCGCCGCCTCTCGCCGGTGCTCGATCCTCGGTATCTGCTGCTGGCGGCGACCCATACGCACGCGGGCCCGCCGGTGTGCGACGTCCTGGGGAGCACGGCGGACGCGGCGTGCATCGAGTCCCTCGCGCATGCGGTCGAGGACGCGGTCCGTACTGCCTTCAGTCGTTTGCGAGATGCGCGCCTCGGCTGGGCGGCCGCCCCGGCGCCAGGCTTCGCCTTCCCTCGGCGTTGGCGCATGGCGGACGGGTCGGTGCTGATGCATCCGCCCAAGGACGCGCCGGACCTAGTCGAGCCGGAGAGCCAGCCGGACGACACGCTTACCGTGCTGCGCGTCGAGCGCGCCGACGGGTCAGCGCTCGCGCTGTGCGTGAACTTCGCCTGTCATGCGGTCTTCGTCGGCGGCGCACAGTTCTACTGCGCGGACTATCCCGGCGTGGTGCGCAGGACGGCCAAGAGCGCGACGGGCGCTGAGGCGACGCTTTTCCTCAATGGACCTTGCGGGGATGTGGGCCCGGACGACGTCAGCAACCGGGACCAGACGCGGTACGGCGAGGAGCCGATGGAGCGCGTGGGTGCCCGACTGGCGGAGCGGGCACTGGAACTGGCGGCTCAGGCCGCGCTCATAGATGACCCGCCGCTGGCCGCCGCCTCCGAGGTGATCAGGGCCCAGGTGCGGGTCGTCCCGGAGGAGGACCTGTACGCCGCCGAGGAGTGGGCAGCGGGGCGCAGCCTCAACGAGATCCCGCAGACTCAGCGCGAGATCGTCTTCCGCGAGCTACTGCTGGTCGAGGCCGAGCGCAGGGGACACCCGAGCTATGACCTCGAGATCGCGGGCCTGCGCGTCGGGGATGGAGCGCTCCTCGCTCTGCCCGGGGAGATCTTCTCCGCCATCGGCGCCGAAATCCGCGCCGGCTCGCCCTTCGCTCACACCGCGCTCGTCGAGCTCGCCAACGGGTGCTACGGCTACGTGCCCACCGCCGAGGCCTTCGCGGGTGGCGGCTACGAAACCTGGCTCTGCCGCTCCAGCCGCCTCGCGCCCACCACCGACGCGCAGATGATTTCGGCGGGGCGGCGGGTGCTCGCGCACCTTGCATCCTGACGGTGCGTGTTTGCGGAGGGACTGCCCCCATTTTCCTTTGAGAAAATGAGGGACTGTCCCCAGGACAGGGACAGGTACCATAATCCGGGAATTATGGAGCCAGTCCCCTCCCGGCCGGTCACCAGGCGGTCACTGCGTGCTCAGGACCAGGCGGGAGCAGTCCTGCCGCGAGTGAAACACCGTCTGCTGCGCCGGGACCAGCTCCGCGTCCGCCAGGTCGTTGCGCCCTACGTTATGGTTGCGGTCGTAGTTCGGGAAGTCGCTGCTGGTGATCTCCAAACGAATGCGATGTCCCGCGAGGAAGCGGCACGCGGTCGGGCCGAGGCGGATCCTGAATTCCGTGACCTCGCCGGGAGTGAGGAAATCGGTACGCTGCAGAGAGTGGCGATGCCGTGCGCACACGATGCCGCTGCACACCTGAAGGGCGGGGCCATCGGGACGCTCGTCCACGAGGGCGGCGAAGAAGTCGGTGTCGGGCGCGGAGGACGATGCATGAAGGATGACCTCAGGGTACCCGACGACCTCGACCGGTTCCGTCAGCGGCGGTGTGCGGTAGTAGAGGATGTCGCGCCGATACTCGAGGGCGCGCCGGTCCGGGGCGCCACTGAACAGCTCTGGCGACCACAGCGTCGGGACCGGGTCGCGCGGATCGTAGAGATAGCGGTCGCTCGCTTCGTCCGCAGGAGGGGTAGGGGTGAGAAGGCCCGAACCTGTAGGGTGCCCGGCGTCGCCGCCGCTGCTGAGGAAATACGTGGCGTCCCGGGTACCCCCCGGCGGCCAGGTGTCGGCGGACTTCCACTGGTCGGCGCCGAGCACGAAGTACTCGACGGCCGGCGCCCGGCCGATGCCGTTGTCCAGGCCCTTCAGCCAGTAATCGAACCACCGGATGGTCAGGTCATCAATGTCCACGGCGGCCGGCGGGCCGAAATCCATGTCCCCCAGCTTGCGCCGGCCCAGCCCGCTGTGGTTCCACGGCCCGATGATCAAGCGACTTCCGCGCCTCGCCGCCTCGGTGCGGGCGTCCTGCTGCATCCCGGCAAGGTGGCCCATCGTGCCATTGCAGTGGTCAAACCAGCCGCTGACGTCCAGATTCGGTACCGCGATGTCGCGGTACGCATCGCCGATTCTCCAGGCTTGGCGGTTGGGATGTCGGAGCCAGTCGTCAACGTACTCAGCGATCCCCTCGGGCAGGTAGCGCGGCAGGTCGAGCCAGGGCAGGAAGTAGATCCAGTGGCCGCGCTCGACTTCATTCCAGATCGCCAATGCTTCGTCCACGGTGTGAGGCCCGGGCAGTCCGTGCCGACGACGCACATCGGGCGCGATGTTGTTAATCCACCAGTGCAGGCGGCGCGCCGGCCGAAACGCGCCCGGCCCATCAAAGGTGGTCAGCTCCTGGGGTATCGAGCGCGCGCACATCGCCACCAGGTGGGGAGGACGCTGCCTCGCCAGCACCCATTGTGTCCACGCCGGGTATGACGTGCCCATGGTGCCCACCTTGCCGTTGCAGTAGGGCTGGCGGGCGAGCCACTCCACGGTGTCATAGCCGTCGCGCCCCTCCACCTCGGCCGCCTCCTCGACGGTGAAAGGGATGAAGTCGCCATCGGAGGCATATCGGCCCCGACAGTCCTGCCAGACGACCACATAGCCGGCCCGCACGTACCGCTCGAAGCCCGAATTGCCCTTGCCGTAGGGCGTTCGAACGAGGAGGGCGGGCGCGGGGCAGCCGTCGGCCGGCCGGAAGACGTTGGCACGCAGCAACACACCATCGCGCATGGCGACGGGCACGTTCTCCTCCACGATAATCCCAAGGCTACTTGTCTGATCAGGCACAATCCCACCTCCGCTTCCATCCCCATGCCGCCAAACCTGGCATCAACCGTGCACCCAAGTGACGACGCGTCGGCATCCCGAGGTCAGGCCCCCACCCAGGACTAACTGTTTTCGGGGCGCATTGGAACAATCCTTGGGCAAGAAAGCGCACGGCGCTTGCAGCCGTGCTGCCCGCTCGGTCGACGGTGGCCGCATCCCGATTCACCAACAGCAGGTCGGCGGTTGGCGCTGAAGCCATTGCCTGGGTTGGACAGCCGTTTCTCCGGTCCTCGCGGGGCGATGGTAGGGATGGCGGCTTCCCGCGCCGAACTTGCAGGCCATGGCAAGCGACGTATACCTGGCCCTGATGGGCCTGGCCCCCCGGCGAATCCCGCATTGGGAGCACCTGTCCAATCCTGACTTCGTGCAGCGGGTCACCGGCATTGACCCGTACGAGAAGCCCCGCACCGCATACCAGCGGCTGAGCGAGGTCTTCAAGATTGATTTCGGTCCCAACATCCCGCCGGATGACACCCCCCGCCCGCGCCTGCCTGAGGACGAGTCTTCGTTCACCAATCAGGCCGGCGAGCGCTGTGTGCGCTGGGGGGAAGGGTATAGCTCGCACTGGTCATGGGGTAAGCAGTTCACCGGCATCGAGCAGGTGCTCGCCTACCGGCCGCTGGAGCATCTCGACCTGCGCGACGGTCACATCGTCGAGGACCGCGACTACTCGCTCGACGACGAGGCGTTCTACCGCCTCTACGCCGGCGACAACCCCGCCTGCGCCCCGCCCGAGGGCGAGGTCGCCATGACCGGGTTCTACAACACCCTGTTCATGTGGCCGCTGCTGACGTTCGGCTGGGAGCTGTGCCTGGAGCTCTTCGGCGGCTACCCCGACGAGACCAAGCGCCTGCTGGCCGATTTCGCCGTCATCAACCGCAAGGTTTTCCGCACTTTCGCGCGGCTGCCGGTCAATTGCGTCGTATGCCACGATGACATTTGCATGGCGCGCGGGCCGATCTGCTCGCCGCGCTGGCTGCGCGAGCACATTTACCCCTACTACGAGGAGTTCTGGTCGCTGCTGCACGACGCCGGCAAGCGAGTCGTTTTCATGTCCGACGGCAACATTGATGCGGTTGCCGACGATGTCGCGGCCTGCGGGGCGGACGGCTTCGTCAGCGAGCCCTTCAGCGACTGGAAGACGCTCGCCCGCAAGTATCCCGACAAGCTCCTGGCGGGAGAGGGCGACAACCGCATCCTCATGACCAACGACCGCGATCAGATCGCGGCGATGGTGCGCTCGATGGTGGAAACCGCGCAGGTCTGCGGCGGCTACGTCATG
This genomic interval carries:
- a CDS encoding CocE/NonD family hydrolase, giving the protein MPDQTSSLGIIVEENVPVAMRDGVLLRANVFRPADGCPAPALLVRTPYGKGNSGFERYVRAGYVVVWQDCRGRYASDGDFIPFTVEEAAEVEGRDGYDTVEWLARQPYCNGKVGTMGTSYPAWTQWVLARQRPPHLVAMCARSIPQELTTFDGPGAFRPARRLHWWINNIAPDVRRRHGLPGPHTVDEALAIWNEVERGHWIYFLPWLDLPRYLPEGIAEYVDDWLRHPNRQAWRIGDAYRDIAVPNLDVSGWFDHCNGTMGHLAGMQQDARTEAARRGSRLIIGPWNHSGLGRRKLGDMDFGPPAAVDIDDLTIRWFDYWLKGLDNGIGRAPAVEYFVLGADQWKSADTWPPGGTRDATYFLSSGGDAGHPTGSGLLTPTPPADEASDRYLYDPRDPVPTLWSPELFSGAPDRRALEYRRDILYYRTPPLTEPVEVVGYPEVILHASSSAPDTDFFAALVDERPDGPALQVCSGIVCARHRHSLQRTDFLTPGEVTEFRIRLGPTACRFLAGHRIRLEITSSDFPNYDRNHNVGRNDLADAELVPAQQTVFHSRQDCSRLVLSTQ
- a CDS encoding uroporphyrinogen decarboxylase family protein, encoding MASDVYLALMGLAPRRIPHWEHLSNPDFVQRVTGIDPYEKPRTAYQRLSEVFKIDFGPNIPPDDTPRPRLPEDESSFTNQAGERCVRWGEGYSSHWSWGKQFTGIEQVLAYRPLEHLDLRDGHIVEDRDYSLDDEAFYRLYAGDNPACAPPEGEVAMTGFYNTLFMWPLLTFGWELCLELFGGYPDETKRLLADFAVINRKVFRTFARLPVNCVVCHDDICMARGPICSPRWLREHIYPYYEEFWSLLHDAGKRVVFMSDGNIDAVADDVAACGADGFVSEPFSDWKTLARKYPDKLLAGEGDNRILMTNDRDQIAAMVRSMVETAQVCGGYVMCVGNHIPWNVSAEAVESYFRLSAELAHR